A window from Kovacikia minuta CCNUW1 encodes these proteins:
- a CDS encoding Ycf66 family protein, which produces MERHMLAYILALVVGLGSFALYVAAFFFPEVHRKNDFIWSGIGLFYALVLWVCAGRITGGVLLGQTASVALLGWLGWQTFFLRRQTAPADQQTAIPNFEELRETFANLSKPETFTRLTEQAAPLFEKLKTQAQGLATTVTKSQEKPAGVPVDEPYVPLTPADFASARREALLDTAVETEFEETGVEETIPVVEEISLPEDNPPQERLAETAVFENKSKSFEVIAEKAPDLTEAVVETVEAAIPQAETEVKQTVSEVKQGASNDAIANLTGKTGGIFSGITNAWKGLFKPPEPKPTYVRKQFRSSEPIRQPESIKSKIVDPPETLADMGEITLPPHASPAFGAEKVVEVIAEPTDGWLIPTDSVPDEAIPFVDTSEVPTAETIAAPSSEPLSEALFSHEASSPVEPELLFTDLPLAELNSSFVGDDNTPLAEEPETLFEAVPEVSDGGPSAETILFSEASLITEISSVEVSAAESPEGLFAEMTEEIIVDVPLLVPEELFSEQIDETEAIDSNTAGNSVTDSELTDLMEVEDALTELTVPGSEELSPSPESASQTLNFPDEPEIPADFGFEDVPGDSTFEVSSLDTNDLFEQELFEQEPELSLTEAEAEFDSGSNETDSEATSLEIDELFEAEPETPLAEVKFESEGEEIPFEVSSLDTNDLFEQEPELSLTDAELDLGSNETDSEVASLDTTGLFEAEPETSLAEVNLESEVGEATLEATSLEIDELFEAEPETPLA; this is translated from the coding sequence ATGGAGCGGCACATGCTGGCATACATCCTGGCACTGGTGGTTGGTTTGGGCAGTTTTGCCCTTTATGTAGCTGCCTTTTTCTTCCCAGAAGTTCATCGTAAAAATGATTTTATCTGGAGCGGAATTGGGCTGTTCTACGCATTGGTTTTGTGGGTTTGCGCTGGACGGATTACTGGAGGGGTGTTGCTGGGGCAAACAGCAAGCGTTGCGCTTCTGGGATGGTTAGGTTGGCAGACCTTTTTTCTGCGCCGTCAGACGGCTCCTGCTGATCAACAAACAGCGATCCCCAATTTTGAAGAACTGAGAGAAACATTTGCAAATTTATCCAAACCTGAAACGTTTACCAGGCTAACGGAACAAGCTGCTCCTTTGTTTGAAAAGCTAAAAACCCAGGCCCAGGGGTTGGCAACAACAGTCACTAAATCTCAAGAAAAGCCTGCCGGGGTTCCTGTGGATGAACCCTATGTCCCGTTGACTCCTGCTGATTTTGCCTCAGCTCGCCGGGAAGCACTATTGGACACAGCCGTTGAGACGGAGTTTGAGGAGACGGGGGTTGAGGAGACTATCCCTGTCGTTGAGGAAATTTCATTGCCAGAGGACAACCCTCCTCAAGAGCGGTTGGCTGAAACTGCCGTATTTGAAAATAAGTCAAAATCTTTTGAGGTCATCGCTGAAAAGGCTCCGGATCTGACGGAAGCAGTTGTAGAGACTGTTGAAGCAGCAATTCCGCAAGCCGAAACCGAAGTGAAACAAACGGTTTCCGAGGTGAAGCAGGGAGCATCAAATGATGCGATCGCAAATTTGACAGGAAAGACAGGCGGGATTTTTTCTGGCATCACGAATGCCTGGAAAGGATTGTTCAAACCACCCGAACCCAAACCAACCTATGTCAGAAAACAGTTTCGAAGTAGTGAACCGATCCGCCAACCCGAATCCATCAAATCTAAAATAGTTGACCCTCCAGAAACATTGGCGGACATGGGTGAGATTACTCTTCCCCCGCATGCTTCGCCTGCTTTTGGCGCAGAGAAGGTGGTAGAAGTGATTGCAGAACCAACCGATGGGTGGTTAATCCCAACCGATTCGGTGCCGGATGAGGCGATCCCATTTGTAGATACGTCTGAGGTTCCCACGGCTGAAACGATCGCAGCCCCCAGTTCAGAGCCACTCTCTGAAGCCTTATTTTCTCATGAGGCCAGTTCCCCAGTGGAACCTGAGCTGCTATTTACAGACCTGCCATTAGCGGAACTTAATAGCAGTTTTGTTGGCGATGACAACACTCCTTTGGCAGAGGAACCTGAAACCTTATTTGAAGCGGTTCCTGAAGTAAGCGATGGCGGACCTTCTGCGGAAACCATACTTTTCAGCGAAGCATCCCTGATCACAGAAATTTCCTCAGTAGAAGTGTCTGCGGCAGAAAGCCCTGAGGGTCTATTTGCAGAAATGACCGAGGAGATTATTGTGGACGTTCCCCTCCTCGTGCCTGAGGAGTTGTTTTCAGAACAAATTGACGAAACTGAAGCGATCGACAGTAACACTGCTGGCAATTCGGTTACAGATAGCGAATTGACTGACCTGATGGAAGTAGAGGATGCGCTCACTGAACTCACAGTACCCGGTAGCGAAGAATTGTCCCCGTCACCTGAAAGCGCTTCCCAAACACTTAACTTTCCAGACGAACCAGAAATTCCAGCCGATTTTGGATTTGAAGATGTGCCTGGAGATAGCACCTTTGAAGTCTCCTCCTTAGACACCAATGACCTCTTTGAGCAAGAACTCTTCGAGCAAGAACCCGAACTTTCATTGACTGAAGCTGAAGCCGAATTTGATTCGGGCAGCAATGAAACTGATTCTGAAGCCACTTCCCTGGAAATCGATGAGCTGTTTGAGGCAGAACCAGAGACTCCGCTGGCTGAGGTCAAATTTGAGTCTGAAGGGGAGGAAATCCCGTTCGAAGTCTCTTCTCTGGACACCAACGACCTCTTTGAGCAAGAACCCGAACTTTCATTGACTGACGCCGAATTGGATTTGGGCAGCAATGAAACTGATTCCGAAGTCGCTTCCCTGGATACCACAGGTTTGTTTGAAGCAGAACCAGAAACTTCGTTGGCTGAGGTCAACCTTGAGTCTGAAGTTGGTGAGGCTACCCTGGAAGCCACTTCCCTGGAGATCGATGAGCTGTTTGAGGCAGAACCAGAAACTCCACTGGCCTGA